One Clostridium sp. CM027 genomic window carries:
- the spoIIE gene encoding stage II sporulation protein E yields the protein MQYGIDIFPYERLRKIKDEVKKKNALNTNLIITGIVYFVISLLISRVLLLNNTAPFGIAFLIATIFVNNHRISIITASGTFLGYITLNGSAKNIPSYLLVIVTIAFLSHVFNKIKSKTKVLASMFAIIIFELFTYNFFITRVSGLMAFLNSFFLVLCIFPLYFILDYSLLCFKEIKTKHIFSNEEIISMSIISSLIIAGTWGLSIFAISITNILGLAFVIIIAYINGSGAGAASGIAMGIIVGMSSENMIVFIGMYGVCGLITGVFKETGKILSATSYLVAFSIIKIYCITGSDFMIFEAFVAAVIFLLIPQKVYSELSTEFNSDKKKQNVEQGYINKIKDTFVGRLNNFSDVLSNMSDILNNLVDNEKLAMKGKSSALVENLADRVCSNCNMKSMCWKRELHYTYAAFEELIQNFERKNNSVPEEIERKCIKRTAILKNTEDIVNKHIINEMWRTRLSEGRELLANQISNMAGSVGEIVEDFNSEIQIDTSMEKLICRALDKNRVKHNDLMCLNDKLGRLSIKLSLNACSGRQMCVKDLLPIINGVTGKCMCVSDEGCNINPKTNICKVTIEETPKFHVVSNVARQCKDGEKSNGDSYSFGKLPDGSYMSVISDGMGSGPQAGRESEAAVELIEKFTSAGFSKITAINTVNSIMTLRFSEEEKFSTIDLSSIDLYTGEIDFLKVGAVATFLKSGESLEIIKSKSLPIGVLDKADIDIQQMELKNGDIMVMLSDGVLDYNDENVGRVDWVVDYLGKNNCNNPKDLAEGLLSEAKKLSGNRVKDDMTVLVSKIYSLY from the coding sequence ATGCAATACGGGATTGATATATTTCCATATGAAAGACTTAGAAAGATAAAAGATGAAGTAAAAAAGAAAAATGCATTAAATACTAATTTAATTATTACAGGAATTGTTTATTTTGTTATAAGCTTATTAATAAGTAGGGTCTTGCTTCTTAATAATACTGCCCCATTTGGTATAGCTTTCTTAATAGCTACAATATTTGTAAATAATCATAGAATTTCAATAATTACAGCCAGTGGTACATTTTTAGGTTATATTACTTTAAATGGTAGTGCAAAGAATATACCATCATATTTACTAGTAATAGTTACAATTGCTTTTTTGAGTCATGTTTTCAACAAAATAAAATCAAAAACTAAAGTTTTAGCTAGCATGTTTGCTATTATTATATTTGAGTTGTTTACCTATAATTTCTTCATAACCCGGGTAAGTGGGTTAATGGCTTTTTTAAATTCATTTTTTCTAGTTTTATGTATCTTCCCATTATATTTTATTCTGGACTATAGTCTTTTATGCTTTAAGGAGATTAAAACAAAACATATATTTTCGAATGAAGAAATAATAAGTATGTCAATTATAAGCTCTTTAATTATAGCAGGTACTTGGGGACTAAGTATATTTGCCATATCAATTACGAATATTTTAGGCCTGGCATTTGTTATAATAATAGCTTACATTAACGGAAGTGGAGCTGGTGCTGCATCAGGAATTGCCATGGGTATTATTGTAGGAATGTCTTCTGAAAATATGATTGTGTTTATAGGAATGTATGGTGTTTGTGGCTTAATAACGGGTGTTTTTAAAGAAACTGGAAAGATATTAAGTGCAACATCTTATTTAGTGGCTTTTTCAATAATAAAAATATATTGTATTACGGGATCTGATTTTATGATATTTGAAGCTTTTGTAGCTGCTGTAATATTTTTGCTAATACCACAAAAAGTTTATAGCGAATTATCCACAGAATTTAATTCCGATAAAAAAAAGCAAAATGTAGAACAGGGGTATATAAATAAAATTAAAGATACATTTGTAGGAAGGCTAAATAATTTTTCAGATGTACTTTCTAATATGTCAGATATATTAAATAACTTAGTGGATAATGAAAAATTGGCGATGAAAGGTAAAAGCAGCGCGTTGGTTGAAAATCTTGCGGACAGGGTGTGTAGTAATTGTAATATGAAGTCTATGTGTTGGAAAAGGGAATTACATTATACATATGCAGCATTTGAAGAATTAATTCAAAATTTTGAGAGGAAGAATAATAGCGTACCGGAAGAAATTGAAAGAAAATGTATAAAGAGAACCGCCATACTTAAAAATACAGAAGATATTGTTAATAAGCACATTATAAATGAAATGTGGAGAACGAGGCTTAGTGAAGGCAGAGAGCTTTTAGCAAATCAGATTAGTAATATGGCGGGTTCTGTAGGAGAAATTGTTGAAGATTTTAATTCTGAAATTCAAATAGATACTTCTATGGAAAAACTTATATGTAGAGCCTTAGATAAAAATAGAGTTAAGCACAATGATCTTATGTGTTTGAATGATAAGCTCGGACGATTGAGTATTAAATTGTCACTTAACGCTTGCAGTGGAAGGCAAATGTGTGTAAAGGATTTATTGCCGATTATAAATGGGGTCACAGGCAAGTGCATGTGTGTTAGTGATGAAGGGTGTAATATAAATCCGAAGACCAATATATGTAAGGTAACTATTGAAGAAACACCTAAGTTTCATGTGGTATCTAATGTGGCTAGGCAGTGTAAAGATGGTGAAAAGTCCAATGGAGATAGCTATAGCTTTGGTAAGCTTCCTGATGGAAGTTATATGTCAGTTATTAGTGATGGCATGGGATCGGGACCCCAAGCGGGTAGAGAGAGCGAGGCTGCGGTTGAATTAATAGAAAAGTTTACATCAGCAGGTTTTAGTAAAATTACGGCTATAAACACTGTGAATTCAATAATGACATTGAGATTTTCCGAAGAAGAAAAATTTTCAACTATAGATTTAAGCAGCATAGACTTATACACTGGGGAAATTGATTTCTTAAAAGTGGGGGCAGTTGCAACTTTTCTAAAATCAGGTGAAAGTTTAGAAATTATAAAATCAAAATCTCTTCCTATCGGTGTTTTAGATAAAGCAGATATAGATATACAGCAAATGGAATTAAAAAATGGAGATATTATGGTTATGCTTAGTGATGGGGTATTAGATTACAATGATGAAAATGTAGGGAGGGTGGATTGGGTAGTTGATTATTTAGGTAAAAACAATTGCAACAATCCCAAGGATTTAGCTGAAGGGTTGCTCTCAGAAGCAAAAAAATTAAGTGGCAATAGAGTAAAAGATGATATGACAGTTCTTGTTTCAAAGATATATAGTCTATACTAA
- the tilS gene encoding tRNA lysidine(34) synthetase TilS: MKILSETVMDFIKENSMFDKGDKVIVAFSGGPDSTCLLYILNNFKEELGITLIGAHLNHCLRGDESDKDQEYAKEICESLNIDFYSEKVDVHRISKEKNLSCEMAGREARYEFFEQLMVKLNANKVALAHNANDQAETILMRIMRGTGIEGIVGIRPVRDKIYVRPILRLSRKKIEKYCLNNNINPRIDKSNLENIYARNKVRLELIPYMEQNFNKDIIKTLNRLSDIVKKDNDYLENISEKEYKKHCEIGQQRVIINKAAFAEHEAILSRIIRSALLAVNHNLYNFEKVHIYSIIELQRHETGKSIMLPQNIIVENCYGNIHIYICVKATEANNNQYSLNINQENFIHSLNKVVKIDVNPKLQFTEFKENDCIKYFDYDKIKKPIIFRYRKDGDRFIPLGMKGSKKIKDLFIDLKIPKAQRNAIPLICFGDDIGWVVGYRVSEKFKVTKDTKNILQIRIGREE, encoded by the coding sequence GTGAAAATTTTGTCAGAAACAGTTATGGACTTTATAAAAGAGAATTCAATGTTTGATAAGGGAGATAAGGTTATAGTTGCATTTTCTGGTGGACCTGACTCCACGTGTTTGCTCTATATTTTAAACAACTTTAAGGAAGAACTTGGGATTACACTTATTGGTGCACATCTAAACCATTGTCTTAGAGGAGATGAGTCTGATAAAGATCAGGAATATGCAAAAGAAATTTGTGAGAGTTTGAATATAGATTTTTATAGTGAAAAAGTGGATGTACATAGAATTTCAAAGGAAAAGAATTTATCTTGTGAAATGGCAGGACGAGAAGCTAGATATGAATTTTTTGAGCAACTTATGGTTAAATTAAATGCTAATAAAGTCGCTTTGGCACATAATGCTAATGATCAAGCTGAAACTATTTTAATGAGGATAATGAGAGGAACGGGTATCGAGGGAATAGTAGGAATAAGACCTGTTCGCGACAAAATATATGTAAGACCCATACTTCGTCTTAGTAGAAAAAAAATAGAGAAATATTGTTTAAATAATAATATCAATCCAAGAATAGATAAATCGAATTTAGAAAATATTTATGCGAGAAATAAGGTAAGATTAGAATTGATTCCATATATGGAACAAAATTTTAATAAAGATATAATTAAAACATTAAACCGATTATCAGATATTGTAAAAAAAGACAATGATTATTTGGAAAATATTTCTGAAAAAGAGTATAAAAAACATTGTGAGATAGGTCAGCAAAGGGTTATAATAAATAAGGCGGCTTTTGCGGAGCATGAAGCAATTTTAAGTAGGATTATTAGGAGTGCTTTGCTTGCGGTGAATCATAATTTATATAATTTTGAAAAAGTTCATATATATAGTATTATAGAACTTCAAAGACATGAAACAGGTAAAAGTATAATGCTACCTCAGAATATAATAGTTGAAAACTGTTATGGGAATATACATATATATATTTGTGTAAAAGCTACTGAAGCTAATAACAATCAGTACTCTCTAAATATAAATCAGGAAAACTTTATTCATTCTTTAAATAAAGTAGTAAAAATTGATGTTAATCCTAAGCTACAATTTACAGAATTTAAAGAAAATGATTGTATTAAGTATTTTGACTATGATAAAATTAAGAAACCAATAATATTTAGGTATAGAAAAGATGGGGATAGATTCATTCCACTAGGTATGAAGGGTAGTAAAAAGATAAAGGATTTATTTATAGATTTAAAAATACCTAAAGCCCAAAGAAATGCAATACCGTTAATATGTTTTGGCGATGATATAGGTTGGGTAGTTGGATATAGGGTTAGCGAAAAATTCAAGGTTACAAAGGATACTAAAAATATATTGCAGATTAGAATTGGAAGAGAGGAATAA
- the hpt gene encoding hypoxanthine phosphoribosyltransferase: MNNDIKEVVYSEDQLRDKIRQMGARISKDYLGKELILIGILKGSVIFMSDLVKQITIPCKMDFMAVTSYGNSTKTSGVVKILKDLDFEIEGKDVLIVEDIIDSGVTLKYLMKLLSARKPNSLEIICLLNKPERRTANIDVKYLGYDVPDYFLVGFGLDYAEKYRNLPFIGILKEEIYK, from the coding sequence ATGAACAATGATATTAAAGAGGTAGTATACAGCGAAGATCAATTAAGAGATAAAATTAGGCAAATGGGCGCAAGAATAAGTAAGGATTATTTAGGCAAAGAGCTTATACTCATTGGTATTTTAAAAGGATCAGTCATATTTATGTCAGATTTAGTAAAGCAAATTACAATTCCATGTAAAATGGATTTTATGGCAGTTACAAGCTATGGGAATTCCACTAAAACTTCAGGAGTTGTAAAGATCTTAAAGGATTTAGACTTTGAAATTGAGGGAAAGGATGTATTGATAGTAGAGGATATTATAGATTCTGGAGTTACACTTAAATATCTAATGAAGTTACTATCTGCAAGGAAACCTAATAGTTTAGAAATTATATGCTTACTGAATAAACCAGAAAGAAGAACGGCCAATATAGATGTTAAATATTTAGGTTACGATGTACCAGATTACTTCCTTGTAGGATTTGGCCTGGACTATGCAGAGAAATATAGAAATTTACCATTTATAGGAATACTTAAGGAAGAAATTTATAAGTAA